One segment of Acropora muricata isolate sample 2 chromosome 8, ASM3666990v1, whole genome shotgun sequence DNA contains the following:
- the LOC136925561 gene encoding lactadherin-like: MSVANLTFSVMFDSQRSLDTGKHYIVTPVHLLYYKEYSENPPGHVISKGDPYSSPLQKVAVEVEIPGCTAALGMASGEIKDYQLTASSSYSGAPPTQARAADGNDAWCAVTTDKQQYIQVDFKRKTRLTRVETYGRSEKEHWVKKYTIQYSTDEETWHNYTEHGFIKEFAGNTDKSTPVSHQLMNEIEANSLRLRPLDWEKLICLRLELYGCEIPNSPVNCIYPLGLESGYIPDEALTQGFHQSNPTNIRLNKVITEFPFGWQAWQDALGRVDYLQVDFGSLRKVTRIATQGSGGVTSFFIKTYKIKFSNDSMDWKEYSENGKPRGLNGPRDKYEAKYPVVVKLHEPIKARYIRFIPTSAQSPRVMRAELYGCMAEPLPPYKGFPWYSRRSVLLDQDIGCLYVCMYTKQRTESSCFSSCDGQDWQAMDVFIISVIGLEVKSGQLFGLDRSMNIYRSIDHGTSWRIISSEYFSSVQKHPSLLMSTGVPENLVSVSPESFWQRTTSHGIKWAASGSGIHMMTAEQKDWRMVASWKCCSN, encoded by the exons ATGTCGGTGGCAAACTTAACGTTCAGTGTAATGTTTGATAGCCAACGCTCCTTAGACACCGGCAAACACTATATAGTTACACCGGTACATCTGCTCTACTACAAGGAATACAGCGAGAATCCACCAGGTCACGTGATATCAAAAGGCGACCCTTACTCCTCCCCTCTACAGAAGGTAGCTGTAGAGGTCGAGATTCCAG GATGTACGGCGGCTCTTGGAATGGCATCAGGCGAAATCAAAGACTACCAGCTTACAGCATCTTCCTCGTACTCAGGGGCGCCACCAACTCAGGCTAGAGCAG CTGACGGCAACGATGCGTGGTGCGCCGTCACTACCGATAAGCAGCAGTATATTCAGGTGGACTTTAAGCGGAAAACACGCCTGACGCGTGTCGAGACTTACGGCAGAAGTGAGAAAGAACACTGGGTGAAGAAATATACAATACAGTATAGCACCGACGAAGAGACATGGCACAACTACACGGAACATGGGTTTATTAAG GAATTTGCTGGGAACACGGATAAATCCACTCCAGTTTCCCATCAACTAATGAATGAGATCGAGGCTAACAGCCTTCGACTGAGACCGCTGGACTGGGAGAAATTGATCTGCTTGCGCCTTGAACTCTATGGCTGCGAAATTCCAAACTCGCCTG TGAATTGTATATATCCGCTCGGGTTGGAGTCCGGTTACATACCAGATGAGGCTCTCACACAAGGATTTCACCAGTCTAATCCCACGAATATTCGTCTCAATAAGGTCATTACAGAATTTCCTTTTGGCTGGCAAGCTTGGCAAGACGCTTTGGGGCGAGTGGATTATCTTCAG GTTGATTTTGGGTCATTGAGAAAAGTAACACGAATTGCAACTCAAGGATCCGGTGGCGTGACTTCATTTTTCATTAAGACTTATAAAATCAAATTCAGCAATGACAGCATGGATTGGAAGGAGTACAGTGAAAATGGAAAACCCAGG GGGCTGAATGGTCCAAGAGATAAATACGAAGCAAAATATCCAGTGGTAGTGAAACTTCATGAACCAATCAAAGCTCGTTACATTCGATTTATCCCAACCTCGGCTCAGAGCCCCCGAGTTATGCGGGCAGAGCTTTACGGTTGCATGGCCGAACCTTTACCGCCGTACAAAG GTTTTCCATGGTACTCTAGGAGAAGTGTTCTGCTAGATCAGGACATTGGGTGTTTGTACGTTTGTATGTATACTAAACAAAG AACGGAAAGCAGTTGTTTTTCATCATGTGATGGACAGGACTGGCAAG CCATGGATGTCTTCATCATAAGTGTCATTGGCCTCGAAGTAAAAAGCGGCCAGCTATTTGGATTAGACCGCAGCATGAATATTTATCGAAGTATTGACCATGGAACCAGCTGGAGAATCATTTCTTCTGAGTACTTTTCGAGCGTTCAAAAACATCCCTCCTTGCTAATGAGCACAGGCGTACCAGAGAATTTGGTGTCGGTCAGTCCAGAATCATTTTGGCAGAGAACTACATCCCATGGAATAAAATGGGCCG CATCTGGGTCTGGAATTCACATGATGACCGCAGAGCAAAAAGATTGGAGGATGGTTGCTTCATGGAAATGCTGTAGCAACTGA
- the LOC136926348 gene encoding uncharacterized protein, with protein MEVTTKFETRNRPPPHLEGNLVLQKSAKFGMSRSKRAFFVLFQTVLHQYETKEMYIKGRRPVTNFEIHLEEVCGITECLVANKQYKNRSFSLTLIRGTEYIFSAESREAMKLWVDGLRSAKEFWIQHHKREEAKHKNKKKPLDCRETDPTHREEEVCVCLSGQLHQDSQLAQVDITTWKGVTHRVVLPLIFDMGELLSALGSKMWKCASCPTCKLQQSSMEIWTVDESGTGKKLDLTDGMLDVSKLGRHYYVLVHNYKLLIIHFEDNSFQVFPCLVSLKTKEVPYLPIFADKLSSLGCSNFSLYLVNEKGTSMPFHPEDEPLKHSLKGKLVLKNRALNSTCPVARTGSAIKRERLRKVEQNWKNQKALKIVEREKCRFHSNFHGRDSDNTAFRLAQTGVVSWPNLNRQTNDHDVTQTSSYFELKDFSPALKGVGALPQHNARENGKSSAEVVKTVISPSDANSTTFADKDLARDELADCGAPENTRSEATKREEALKNESDKDEDKSQENGEIVASNYSGPALSVPLSMTNELTSDESLKCSDILANNRSQEGMKGTVSDSTEDVTRINEDNCVDQNDAFDGKDGDISWSSSLPLPQSPPQPLPPPSLSASTSPSTPPPPPPLPSPSSEDDNGMSVGSSLKRTSDPLTSTEKGDDIPEQGSCTKPESSVCKERALVELHSCRYTIVGSPRVLDLVVRVCSGQKLNEEEVGNTNEFSRICLSGWHLIYEQGTWSVVERGKSLLLDLSVAVECKLTETLRVFFYQEDKVWTVLEDQPSLNGGDSVQSPLHPESPVENYGLNSQEAPSRVEVASCEGNMDDVNVIEDSIQSPVVSNQNESPSLNCALNALEDPLGNGYGSLQDKVENAVVSVEESNEGTNQRSVAATLKNEKKSGNSSAEGSSRGKLHSAIRNILIHVSKFGDPPENALSDSVHDGLIESICTPLCSALWDLLSAGLRKKMFFSSYTAWDVLYSFTDASEMVKRTVEWVNYKYTWLNEREKFQVFVCECLNIGEGTLHLWLQSLFREKQRLAKYYNQEGIVFQFSCEDLDGIVLDLSKISSLPFELHSESWKKVKSCAFSGPAFSFE; from the exons atggaGGTCACGACGAAATTCGAAACACGG AATCGTCCGCCTCCTCATTTGGAGGGTAATCTGGTCCTTCAGAAATCAGCGAAGTTTGGAATGTCTAGATCAAAGCGAGCTTTCTTCGTG CTCTTCCAGACAGTGTTACATCAATATGAAACTAAGGAGATGTATATCAAAGGACGAAGACCAGTCACAAATTTTGAAATACATCTTGAGGAG GTTTGTGGCATCACAGAATGTTTGGTTGCCAATAAGCAGTACAAGAACCGCAGTTTCAGTCTAACATTGATACGTGGCACGGAATACATATTTTCAGCTGAG TCAAGAGAGGCTATGAAACTTTGGGTTGATGGATTAAGATCAGCCAAAGAATTTTGGATCCAACATCACAAGAGAGAGGAAGCCAAACATAAGAATAAGAAAAAGCCCCTTGATTGTAGGGAGACTGACCCAACCCACAGAGAAGAGGAAGTG TGCGTTTGTCTCTCTGGTCAGCTACACCAGGATAG CCAACTTGCTCAGGTAGACATCACCACATGGAAGGGAGTGACTCACAGGGTTGTGCTACCACTTATATTTGACATGGGAGAGCTTCTCTCAGCATTAGGAAGTAAGATGTGGAAGTGTGCTTCTTGTCCCACCTGCAAACTTCAGCAATCTTCAATGGAAATCTGGACAGTAGATGAGAGTGGAACTG GGAAGAAACTGGACCTTACAGATGGGATGTTGGATGTTTCTAAACTTGGAAGGCACTATTATGTTTTAGTGCACAACTATAAG TTGCTGATTATTCATTTTGAGGACAACTCGTTTcaagtttttccttgtttgGTTTCTTTGAAGACAAAGGAG GTTCCATATCTTCCAATTTTTGCCGACAAGTTGTCATCTCTTGGCTGCTCAAATTTTTCACTATATCTTGTGAATGAGAAGGGAACGT CCATGCCCTTCCATCCAGAAGACGAGCCATTGAAACATTCGTTGAAAG GAAAACTGGTTTTGAAAAACAGAGCATTGAACAGTACATGTCCTGTGGCTCGGACCGGATCAGCAATAAAAAGGGAACGT CTTCGGAAAGTTGAACAGAACTGGAAAAATCAAAAAGCGCTTAAAATAGTCGAGCGGGAAAAATGCAGATTTCACAGCAATTTCCATGGTAGAGATTCCGACAACACAGCGTTTAGGCTGGCTCAAACTGGTGTTGTATCTTGGCCAAACTTAAACAGGCAGACCAATGATCATGACGTAACTCAAACCTCGAGTTATTTTGAACTGAAAGACTTTTCACCGGCGCTAAAAGGTGTTGGTGCACTCCCCCAACACAATGCACGTGAAAACGGGAAAAGCTCGGCCGAAGTTGTCAAAACCGTCATTTCTCCATCGGACGCCAACAGCACTACGTTTGCTGACAAGGACCTTGCACGTGATGAATTGGCAGACTGTGGCGCCCCCGAAAACACTCGAAGTGAAGCAACCAAGCGGGAAGAGGCTCTCAAGAATGAGAGTGACAAAGACGAGGACAAGTCGCAAGAAAACGGTGAGATTGTTGCAAGCAACTATTCTGGTCCAGCCTTGTCTGTTCCTCTGAGCATGACCAATGAACTGACAAGTGACGAATCGTTGAAGTGTTCAGATATTTTGGCTAATAACAGAAGTCAAGAAGGGATGAAGGGAACAGTATCTGATTCCACTGAAGACGTTACACGTATAAATGAGGACAATTGTGTTGACCAAAATGACGCGTTCGATGGAAAAGATGGCGACATCTCGTGGTCATCGTCGTTGCCTCTGCCACAATCTCCACCACAACCACTACCACCACCGTCGTTATCAGCATCGACGTCGCCATCGACGCCGCCACCACCGCCGCCactgccgtcgccgtcgtcagAAGATGACAATGGAATGAGCGTTGGAAGTTCGCTGAAACGTACCTCAGACCCTTTGACGTCCACAGAAAAGGGAGATGACATTCCCGAGCAAGGGTCATGCACCAAGCCAGAGTCCTCTGTTTGCAAGGAACGTGCATTGGTTGAGCTCCACTCGTGTCGCTACACAATTGTGGGTTCGCCTCGCGTCCTTGATCTCGTCGTGAGAGTTTGTTCGGGTCAAAAGCTCAACGAAGAGGAAGTGGGGAACACCAATGAGTTTTCAAGAATCTGTCTTTCTGGATGGCACCTGATCTACGAACAGGGAACGTGGTCAGTGGTGGAAAGGGGAAAATCTTTGTTGCTTGATCTTTCTGTTGCGGTGGAATGCAAGCTAACAGAGACACTCCGAGTGTTCTTTTACCAAGAGGACAAAGTGTGGACAGTGCTGGAGGATCAGCCATCTTTGAATGGAGGAGACTCTGTTCAATCACCGCTTCATCCGGAAAGCCCAGTCGAAAACTATGGATTGAACTCACAGGAAGCTCCATCGAGAGTTGAAGTTGCTTCTTGTGAAGGCAACATGGATGATGTTAATGTAATCGAAGACTCGATTCAATCGCCAGTTGTTTCAAATCAGAATGAGAGCCCAAGTCTCAATTGTGCATTAAATGCACTGGAAGATCCATTGGGAAATGGTTATGGTAGTCTCCAAGACAAGGTGGAAAATGCAGTTGTGTCTGTTGAAGAATCCAACGAGGGAACCAATCAACGCTCTGTAGCAGCTACATtaaagaatgaaaagaaatcTGGAAATTCAAGCGCTGAAGGCTCTTCTCGAGGAAAGCTGCATTCTGCGATTCGAAACATCCTCATCCATGTGTCTAAATTTGGAGATCCTCCAGAAAATGCACTCAGTGACAGCGTACACGACGGCCTAATCGAGAGCATCTGCACGCCGCTTTGCAGCGCTCTTTGGGATCTGTTATCAGCTGGTCTTCGAAAGAAAATGTTCTTTAGTAGTTACACTGCATGGGACGTGTTATACAGTTTCACAGATGCTTCCGAAATGGTAAAACGAACAGTTGAATGGGTAAACTACAAATATACTTGGCTTAACGAAAGGGAAAAGTTCCAAGTTTTTGTCTGCGAATGTCTTAATATTGGTGAAGGCACATTGCACTTGTGGCTCCAAAGTCTTTTCAGGGAAAAGCAAAGACTCGCCAAATACTACAACCAAGAGGGCATCGTGTTTCAGTTCTCCTGTGAAGATCTGGACGGAATCGTGTTGGATTTGTCTAAGATCAGTTCGCTTCCCTTTGAGCTCCATTCAGAAAGCTGGAAGAAGGTTAAAAGTTGTGCCTTCAGTGGACCAGCGTTTAGTTTTGAATAA
- the LOC136926351 gene encoding uncharacterized protein: MKALISILLCVCVVEANKSWFQLSDTVDELEALLQDTRSVAKPTRYSSAATYVRRENKYSAKLNDHLEDEGSGVNPTEEKSGGMFQLVNAAGSLMEVLSQLREEKENKSREYAAEFVLILASNSTDDDIRALFGKHVRLLHESCQSKLLHFTKQAHASDVFDAIDEDEVEVIPIVESIIEKVEKGEGRLLEEFAKAIKENGLQNNPRIKLIMSIGGLVADAACDFELDGFMKEIGKAAQQFIAKKPKEDESSLTTRVSKAKRGYMRLCQLVGHFVLKFTKEPLLKKLLGLIFHGGCNRAEAEPFFQTTYILKNAILLGDETAKLRHDDELRRQGVMNKIEELRKEGKHKKANILLAKFAFDMTRRGLLSGVHVKVWLASKKDNKRPPHSKNLQADDKTVNTRAYDKLARTLRGTDS, from the exons ATGAAGGCCCTAATATCTATTTTGCTTTGCGTCTGTGTTGTTGAAGCCAATAAATCCTGGTTTCAGCTGTCAGATACTGTGGATGAACTCGAAGCGCTACTTCAAG ACACCAGGTCAGTAGCCAAACCTACCAGGTACAGTTCAGCCGCAACATACGTCAGGAGAGAAAATAAATATAGTGCCAAACTAAATGATCATCTCGAAGACGAAGGTTCTGGTGTGAATCCCACAGAAGAAAAAAGCGGAGGAATGTTTCAACTAGTGAACGCG gcTGGTTCCTTAATGGAAGTCCTTAGTCAACTgagagaggaaaaggaaaacaagtcTAGAG AGTATGCCGCTGAATTCGTTTTAATTTTGGCCTCGAATTCAACTGACGACGACATAAGAGCGCTGTTTGGCAAACATGTCAGACTTCTCCACGAGAGCTGTCAAAGCAAGTTACTTCATTTCACCAAACAAGCCCACGCTTCAG aTGTGTTTGACGCTATTGACGAAGATGAGGTGGAAGTTATTCCCATCGTGGAAAGCATCATCGAAAAAGTGGAGAAAGGCGAAGGAC GCCTCCTCGAAGAGTTTGCGAAGGCCATTAAAGAGAATGGTTTACAAAATAACCCTCGCATTAAACTAATCATGTCGATTGGAGGACTGGTTGCCGACGCTGCTTGTGACTTTGAATTAGATG GCTTTATGAAGGAAATTGGAAAAGCAGCACAACAATTTATTGCTAAAAAACCCAAGGAAGATGAATCAAGCCTGACAACGAGGGTTTCAAAGGCAAAGAGAGGCTACATGAGGCTTTGCCAAT TGGTTGGACACTTCGTATTGAAATTTACAAAAGAACCTCTGCTTAAAAAACTATTGGGTTTGATTTTTCATGGAGGTTGCAATCGCGCGGAAg ctgaacctttctttcaaacaacATATATACTAAAAAAC GCCATTTTACTTGGCGACGAGACGGCCAAACTACGACATGATGACGAGTTACGTAGGCAGG GTGTAATGAATAAAATAGAAGAACTGCGCAAAGAAGGTAAACATAAAAAAGCCAACATACTACTAGCAAAGTTCGCCTTTGACATGACGAGACGTGGATTGCTTTCGGGTGTTCACGTGAAAGTTTGGTTGGCAAGTAAGAAAGACAACAAGCGCCCCCCACATAGTAAAAATCTACAAGCTGATGACAAGACAGTGAACACCCGTGCTTATGACAAATTGGCGAGAACTCTCCGAGGAACTGACTCTTG A
- the LOC136926586 gene encoding uncharacterized protein — MELRNIVLAFILSRLYQSVFGQRHQMKRRSSNGEPILHLKVSHSLSDNAAMTHGSAYDYGFVVSHDPASRAHALGVHVTWMLTPFVKFHKVTSFQHIGSYRVEQKDDSVTFKASEYTKVPATNMPTASLSPNFLSVADVSE, encoded by the exons ATGGAACTCAGAAACATCGTTCTTGCCTTTATCCTCTCACGATTGTATCAATCag tcTTTGGCCAAAGACATCAAATGAAGCGAAGGTCGAGCAAT GGTGAACCTATACTGCATTTGAAGGTTTCTCACTCTCTTAGTGACAACGCTGCAATGACACACGG ATCTGCATATGATTACGGCTTCGTCGTGTCACACGACCCCGCTTCTCGCGCTCACGCGCTTGGCGTTCATGTCACTTGGATGCTGACGCCCTTTGTGAAATTCCATAAAGTGACGTCATTCCAGCACATCGGATCATATCGAGTGGAACAGAAGGATGATAGTGTTACCTTTAAGGCAAGTGAATACACTAAAGTACCAGCTACAAACATGCCGACGGCAAGTTTATCTCCTAATTTTCTCTCAGTAGCAGACGTTTCGGAATAG